From the Synechococcus sp. HK01-R genome, one window contains:
- a CDS encoding YcjF family protein, which translates to MLPVPFLGSLSPSPALTGRLLMAGGTLLLGQWVCADVLHLPGGGLGLLAAGAGVWWLSRPAAQASFKAPTTLPAWVSQCRQVLDQFDQLETQLGVEALRAPREQQLEAVLNHSGPLALAVVASEGVELPPSAWFETALLGASSLSLSMAKPLSTAAESWGLPEVLKQQDALLFLLPLPLRASDFLRLDDIPVDQPAWLLVQGGLLDQQPGDGVDVGRRALMAQLPERWHDRLLLWDGSSQGLRPLLQPIHRLLRQPQRSLDNTRQRLLASLHRSWQGELEQLRRERFRALLQRSQWLVAGAVVASPLPSTDLVVVAVGNGLMLREMAQIWNCPWRAEVLQVAARHLGGAALAQGVVEWSGQALLGLAKLDGGSWLAAGALQALSAAYLTRVVGASMADWMAMNAGVAEPDLERLKQQAPLLVAKAAERERLDWSGFLQQARDWAQSGPSLRPG; encoded by the coding sequence ATGCTTCCGGTGCCGTTCCTCGGTTCTTTGAGTCCGTCGCCGGCCCTGACGGGCCGGCTGCTGATGGCCGGTGGCACGTTGCTGCTGGGGCAATGGGTGTGTGCCGATGTTCTTCATCTTCCGGGAGGCGGCCTCGGTTTGCTGGCGGCCGGCGCTGGTGTTTGGTGGTTGAGTCGCCCTGCGGCTCAAGCGAGTTTCAAGGCTCCGACGACGCTGCCCGCTTGGGTGAGTCAATGCCGTCAAGTGCTTGACCAGTTCGATCAGCTCGAGACTCAGCTCGGTGTCGAAGCATTGCGTGCGCCGCGGGAGCAGCAGCTGGAGGCCGTTCTGAACCACTCAGGACCATTGGCCCTTGCAGTCGTGGCTTCAGAGGGGGTCGAGCTGCCTCCCTCCGCCTGGTTCGAGACAGCGTTGTTGGGTGCCAGCAGTCTGAGTCTCTCGATGGCCAAGCCGCTATCCACGGCAGCGGAATCCTGGGGGCTGCCAGAGGTGCTGAAGCAACAGGACGCACTGCTTTTTCTGCTGCCTCTGCCCCTGAGGGCATCGGATTTCTTACGCCTCGACGACATTCCTGTCGACCAGCCGGCCTGGTTGCTGGTCCAGGGGGGACTCCTGGACCAGCAACCAGGCGATGGCGTTGATGTGGGTCGCCGTGCCCTCATGGCCCAGTTGCCCGAGCGCTGGCACGATCGCCTCCTCCTCTGGGATGGGTCCAGCCAGGGGCTGAGGCCGCTCCTGCAACCGATTCATCGTTTGCTTCGTCAGCCCCAGCGATCCCTCGACAACACCCGTCAACGCCTGCTGGCGTCCTTGCATCGCAGTTGGCAGGGCGAGTTGGAGCAACTACGGCGGGAGCGCTTCCGAGCTTTGTTGCAGCGCAGTCAGTGGCTGGTGGCCGGTGCGGTGGTTGCCTCCCCGCTACCGAGCACGGACCTGGTGGTCGTTGCTGTTGGCAATGGGCTGATGCTTCGCGAGATGGCTCAAATCTGGAACTGCCCATGGCGAGCGGAGGTGCTGCAGGTGGCGGCTCGACATCTCGGCGGGGCTGCGCTTGCCCAGGGCGTCGTCGAGTGGAGTGGTCAAGCCCTGCTGGGGCTGGCGAAATTGGATGGCGGCAGCTGGTTGGCGGCTGGTGCTCTCCAGGCTCTCAGCGCCGCTTATCTCACCCGAGTGGTCGGCGCATCGATGGCCGATTGGATGGCGATGAATGCAGGTGTTGCGGAGCCAGATCTTGAGCGCCTCAAGCAGCAGGCACCGCTGCTTGTGGCCAAGGCGGCGGAACGGGAACGTCTCGATTGGAGCGGTTTTCTGCAGCAGGCACGGGACTGGGCCCAGAGCGGCCCGTCCCTGCGCCCGGGTTAA
- the nth gene encoding endonuclease III — MRKQERAKAIQAHLEARYPETPIPLDHSDPFTLLVAVLLSAQCTDRKVNEVTPTLFAAGPTPAAMAALEEAEILRHIRQLGLANTKARNVRKLARILVDTHQGQVPQTFEELEALPGVGHKTASVVMAQAFGVPAFPVDTHIHRLAQRWGLSSGQSVEQTERDLKRLFPIEAWNKLHLQIIFYGRDYCTARGCDGTVCPLCRELYPKRNKPVPWRKA, encoded by the coding sequence GTGAGGAAACAGGAGCGAGCCAAAGCGATTCAGGCGCACTTGGAAGCGCGCTACCCGGAGACGCCGATCCCCCTCGACCATTCCGATCCCTTCACCCTGCTTGTCGCCGTGCTGCTGAGCGCCCAGTGCACTGACCGCAAGGTGAATGAGGTCACACCAACCCTGTTCGCCGCGGGCCCCACTCCGGCCGCGATGGCCGCCCTGGAAGAGGCCGAGATCCTGCGTCACATCCGCCAGCTAGGGCTGGCCAATACCAAGGCCCGCAACGTCAGAAAGCTGGCCCGAATCCTCGTGGACACCCACCAGGGCCAAGTGCCGCAGACCTTCGAAGAGCTGGAGGCCCTCCCAGGCGTTGGCCACAAAACGGCCAGCGTGGTGATGGCGCAGGCCTTCGGAGTCCCCGCCTTCCCTGTGGACACCCACATTCACCGACTCGCCCAGCGCTGGGGGCTCAGCTCAGGCCAAAGCGTCGAGCAAACCGAACGAGACCTCAAGCGCCTGTTCCCGATCGAAGCCTGGAACAAGTTGCATCTACAAATCATTTTTTACGGGCGTGACTACTGCACGGCTCGGGGTTGCGACGGCACGGTTTGCCCGCTGTGCCGAGAGCTGTATCCCAAACGCAACAAGCCTGTGCCTTGGCGGAAGGCCTGA
- a CDS encoding HIT family protein, with translation MVGWCFLDARRHLGGPVDFDPEEAREWGSVVQRASRLVCELSGCDRVYAIAFGEEARHLHLHLIPRHGEDPKTTAWAVADLYRAVEAGHSPQADRDMVHDWIGRARSRAARWISRQP, from the coding sequence ATGGTTGGTTGGTGCTTTCTCGATGCTCGCCGTCACTTGGGCGGGCCCGTGGATTTCGATCCTGAAGAGGCCCGCGAGTGGGGAAGCGTGGTTCAGCGGGCATCACGTTTGGTGTGCGAGCTGAGCGGCTGCGATCGCGTCTATGCGATTGCCTTCGGAGAGGAGGCTCGCCACCTGCATTTGCATTTGATCCCTCGTCATGGCGAGGATCCGAAGACCACCGCCTGGGCGGTGGCCGACCTTTATCGAGCCGTGGAGGCGGGGCACAGCCCCCAGGCGGATCGCGACATGGTGCATGACTGGATCGGCCGCGCCCGCTCCCGTGCTGCGCGTTGGATCAGTCGTCAGCCGTAA
- a CDS encoding SDR family oxidoreductase, translating into MARTIAISGASGKTGYRIAEELFKAGETPRLLLRPSSICPESLNHCDQRRLELSDQAALDQALEGVDALVIATGARPSIDLTAPMRVDAWGVQRQVESCRRLGVRRILLVSSLCAGRWRHPLNLFGLILVWKRIGERALETSGLDWTVIRPGGLSEREEQLESEGIVWTGPDQQLRDSIPRRLVAQACVEALATPASIGRILEVTSRQDQSPQPLEQLIK; encoded by the coding sequence ATGGCGCGCACGATTGCGATCAGCGGTGCTTCCGGCAAGACCGGCTACCGGATTGCCGAAGAACTTTTCAAGGCAGGCGAGACGCCGCGTTTGCTGCTGAGACCTAGCTCCATCTGCCCTGAGAGCCTCAACCATTGCGATCAGCGACGACTGGAGCTTTCTGATCAGGCTGCCCTGGATCAGGCCCTCGAGGGGGTGGATGCTCTGGTCATCGCCACCGGGGCTCGACCGTCGATCGACCTGACCGCGCCGATGCGGGTGGATGCCTGGGGTGTGCAGCGGCAGGTGGAGAGCTGCCGGCGTCTGGGGGTTCGCCGGATTCTGCTCGTCAGCTCACTCTGCGCCGGACGCTGGCGGCACCCACTCAATCTCTTTGGTCTGATTTTGGTGTGGAAACGGATCGGAGAACGGGCCTTGGAAACCAGTGGTCTGGACTGGACCGTCATTCGCCCTGGCGGTCTCTCTGAGCGGGAAGAGCAGCTGGAGTCTGAAGGGATTGTCTGGACCGGCCCTGATCAACAACTGCGCGATTCCATCCCTCGGCGACTGGTGGCCCAGGCTTGCGTGGAGGCCCTGGCAACGCCGGCATCCATTGGCAGGATTCTCGAAGTCACCAGCCGCCAGGATCAATCGCCCCAACCCCTTGAACAACTGATTAAGTGA
- a CDS encoding cation diffusion facilitator family transporter translates to MVTDRRNEVKRVLMVALVINLSMTGLKLVLGLVSGSLAVVADAMHSATDALSSLMGLLTNGLSDPHPDRDHPYGHEKYEAVGALAIAGFILFTALEILITAGERLLQGLTPLRINGPELLLLLVVLLCNVGLAIYERRQGRRLQSQLLLADARHTMSDIWTTVIVLVGLSGAWLLGISSLDVALAVPLVLLLLRVCWQVLRANLPWLVDHIAIAPEAIHEQAMAVPGVLNCHDIASRGVLGQRVFIDMHMVVDADDLPTAHRITELVEERLETRFGPVRCTIHLEPRDYAEQTITFRGTHG, encoded by the coding sequence ATGGTCACTGATCGTCGCAATGAGGTGAAAAGGGTGCTGATGGTGGCCCTGGTCATCAACCTCAGCATGACCGGCCTGAAACTGGTTCTGGGACTCGTCAGCGGCTCCCTGGCGGTGGTGGCCGATGCCATGCACAGCGCCACCGATGCACTCTCCAGCCTCATGGGGTTGCTGACCAACGGGCTTTCGGATCCCCACCCGGATCGCGACCATCCCTACGGCCACGAGAAATATGAAGCAGTCGGAGCGCTGGCGATCGCTGGGTTCATTTTGTTCACGGCCCTAGAGATCCTCATCACCGCAGGGGAACGACTGCTGCAGGGTCTGACCCCGTTGCGAATCAACGGCCCGGAACTGCTGCTGCTGCTCGTGGTTCTCCTCTGCAATGTGGGACTGGCCATCTACGAGCGCCGTCAGGGGCGTCGACTCCAGAGCCAGCTCCTGCTCGCAGATGCCCGCCACACCATGAGCGATATCTGGACGACGGTGATCGTGCTGGTGGGCCTCAGTGGGGCCTGGTTGCTGGGAATCAGCTCGCTGGATGTGGCTCTCGCCGTGCCCCTGGTGCTCCTGTTGCTCAGGGTCTGCTGGCAGGTGCTGCGCGCCAACCTGCCATGGCTGGTCGATCACATCGCCATCGCGCCGGAGGCGATTCACGAACAGGCGATGGCCGTGCCAGGGGTGCTCAACTGCCATGACATCGCCAGCAGAGGTGTTCTCGGCCAACGCGTCTTTATTGATATGCACATGGTTGTGGATGCTGATGATCTGCCCACCGCCCACCGCATCACCGAACTAGTGGAGGAACGACTCGAGACACGCTTCGGACCTGTGCGTTGCACGATTCATCTAGAGCCGAGGGATTACGCCGAACAGACCATCACCTTCCGCGGGACCCACGGTTGA
- a CDS encoding NAD(P)-binding protein — protein sequence MDLSKQRPVDLAVIGAGLSGAALVAGLRAGGYQGTILVLEAGRGPGGRAATRRRREDPCWRLDHGAPTLTMTGEPTGPLAKLLESLQIQGVLVPDREPVVGLDPDGGVTALPDDPQLVGHRWRGQPTMATVAEALLSAGGAGTQAHYGTRIQRLRRRPEAWLLDDTWQARSLVLTGTLLAHPRSLAMLGWTEVPLRAAVPVGADPQLDQALATIADLDASVRWNLMLELPGSDASLPRQIWLTASARERFGVERLVLQRQGDGRLGLVVHGLDDGQAITPESQPTLIAAQETRLRAQLPELLAPWPELERLLPQARSLGVMRWGAARPTGRRLPQSLQWCPQSQVGFCGDWIAGSGYGLAEGALQSALDLSDQLLSC from the coding sequence ATGGATCTGTCCAAGCAGCGGCCCGTAGACCTGGCCGTTATTGGTGCTGGTTTGTCCGGCGCAGCCCTGGTGGCAGGCCTGCGGGCTGGCGGTTATCAGGGCACGATCCTCGTCCTGGAGGCAGGCCGCGGGCCGGGAGGTCGAGCCGCGACCAGGCGGCGCCGTGAGGATCCCTGTTGGCGGCTGGACCATGGGGCTCCCACTCTCACCATGACGGGCGAGCCCACAGGGCCTCTGGCCAAACTGCTGGAGTCGCTGCAAATCCAAGGGGTTCTGGTGCCCGATCGGGAACCGGTTGTTGGCTTGGATCCCGATGGAGGAGTCACGGCTCTACCCGATGATCCACAGCTGGTTGGCCATCGTTGGCGTGGTCAGCCGACGATGGCGACGGTGGCGGAAGCGCTGCTCAGCGCTGGCGGAGCCGGCACCCAGGCCCACTACGGCACCCGGATCCAGCGCTTGCGGCGTCGCCCCGAGGCCTGGCTGCTCGATGACACCTGGCAGGCTCGCTCACTTGTCCTGACCGGGACCCTCCTGGCCCATCCCCGTTCCCTGGCCATGCTGGGTTGGACTGAGGTGCCGCTTCGTGCAGCGGTGCCGGTTGGAGCGGATCCACAGCTGGATCAGGCCCTGGCAACCATCGCTGATTTAGACGCGTCGGTGCGTTGGAATCTCATGCTGGAGCTTCCTGGCAGTGATGCGTCGTTGCCTCGGCAGATTTGGCTGACGGCCTCAGCACGGGAACGCTTCGGTGTCGAACGTCTGGTCTTGCAACGGCAAGGGGATGGACGGCTCGGTTTGGTGGTGCATGGTCTCGATGATGGGCAGGCGATCACCCCTGAAAGTCAACCCACCTTGATCGCAGCACAGGAGACTCGGCTTCGCGCTCAGCTCCCGGAACTCCTGGCTCCCTGGCCTGAACTCGAGCGCTTGTTGCCCCAGGCCCGATCATTGGGGGTCATGCGTTGGGGGGCGGCTCGGCCGACTGGTCGGAGACTGCCCCAGTCCCTGCAGTGGTGTCCCCAAAGCCAGGTGGGTTTCTGTGGCGATTGGATTGCTGGCTCTGGGTACGGGCTCGCCGAGGGGGCGCTTCAAAGTGCCCTTGACCTGTCCGATCAACTGCTCAGTTGCTGA
- a CDS encoding SIMPL domain-containing protein, with translation MLVLSAGLVVAGAVAVKGIRTASDTITVTGASTERIRSDYVDWTVTVSGSGPSQQSAYQSLQPQLQRTLAYLEEQGIPAKAIGRGVIQSSSNDIRNRVTGALMSTTWTARQPIRISSADVTLIRDVSIRISDLVGQGVSITVEPPAYTYTKLAEKRVDMLAKATADARKRAIAIADQANSGIGAITKADTGTFQITVPNSTEMGSYGSYNTSTIDKDITAVMGVTFRVQ, from the coding sequence ATGCTCGTGCTGAGTGCGGGGCTTGTGGTCGCCGGCGCCGTGGCCGTGAAAGGGATTCGGACCGCATCCGACACGATCACGGTGACCGGTGCCAGCACAGAGCGAATCCGCAGCGATTACGTGGATTGGACCGTGACCGTGAGCGGGAGTGGTCCCAGCCAACAGAGCGCTTACCAGAGCCTCCAACCGCAGCTGCAGCGCACGCTGGCCTATCTGGAGGAGCAGGGAATACCGGCCAAAGCGATCGGTCGGGGCGTCATCCAGTCCTCCAGCAATGACATCCGCAACCGCGTGACCGGTGCGCTGATGAGCACCACCTGGACGGCTCGCCAACCGATCCGGATCAGCTCAGCCGACGTAACCCTGATTCGTGATGTCTCGATCCGAATTAGTGATCTGGTGGGCCAGGGGGTCTCGATCACAGTGGAGCCACCGGCCTACACCTACACGAAGCTGGCAGAGAAACGGGTCGACATGCTGGCCAAGGCCACAGCGGATGCTCGCAAGCGAGCGATCGCGATCGCCGACCAGGCGAACTCAGGAATCGGCGCGATCACCAAGGCCGATACAGGCACCTTCCAGATCACAGTGCCGAACTCCACGGAGATGGGCAGCTACGGCTCCTACAACACGAGCACGATCGACAAAGACATCACAGCCGTCATGGGCGTGACCTTCCGAGTGCAGTAG
- the psbA gene encoding photosystem II q(b) protein has translation MATAIRSGRLSNWENFCQWVTDTNNRIYVGWFGVLMIPCLLSATICFIIAFIAAPAVDIDGIREPVAGSLIYGNNIISGAVVPSSNAIGLHFYPIWEAASLDEWLYNGGPYQLVVFHFLIGISAYMGRQWELSYRLGMRPWICVAYSAPLSAAFAVFLIYPFGQGSFSDGMPLGISGTFNFMLVFQAEHNILMHPFHMLGVAGVFGGSLFSAMHGSLVTSSLVRETTESESQNYGYKFGQEEETYNIVAAHGYFGRLIFQYASFNNSRSLHFFLAAWPVVGIWFTSMGISTMAFNLNGFNFNQSVLDSQGRVLNTWADVLNRANLGMEVMHERNAHNFPLDLAAAESTPVALQAPAIG, from the coding sequence ATGGCTACTGCAATTCGCAGCGGTCGTCTCAGCAACTGGGAAAACTTCTGTCAGTGGGTCACCGACACCAACAACCGCATTTATGTGGGTTGGTTCGGTGTGCTGATGATTCCTTGCCTGCTGTCGGCAACCATCTGCTTCATCATCGCCTTCATCGCCGCTCCTGCGGTCGATATTGATGGCATCCGTGAGCCCGTCGCCGGCTCCCTGATCTATGGCAACAACATCATCTCCGGTGCTGTTGTGCCTTCCTCTAATGCCATCGGCCTGCACTTCTATCCCATCTGGGAAGCTGCCTCCCTCGATGAGTGGCTCTACAACGGCGGTCCTTACCAGCTGGTTGTGTTCCACTTCCTGATCGGCATCTCTGCCTATATGGGGCGTCAGTGGGAGCTTTCCTACCGCCTCGGCATGCGCCCTTGGATTTGTGTGGCCTACAGCGCTCCACTCTCGGCCGCCTTCGCGGTGTTCCTGATCTACCCCTTCGGTCAGGGTTCCTTCTCTGACGGCATGCCCCTCGGCATCTCCGGCACCTTCAACTTCATGCTGGTGTTCCAGGCTGAGCACAACATCCTGATGCACCCCTTCCACATGCTGGGTGTGGCTGGTGTGTTCGGTGGCTCTCTGTTCTCCGCCATGCACGGCTCCCTGGTGACCTCCTCCCTGGTGCGTGAAACCACCGAGAGCGAGTCCCAGAACTACGGCTACAAGTTCGGCCAAGAGGAAGAGACCTACAACATCGTGGCTGCCCACGGTTACTTCGGTCGCCTGATCTTCCAATACGCCTCCTTCAACAACAGCCGCAGCCTCCACTTCTTCCTGGCTGCCTGGCCTGTTGTCGGCATCTGGTTTACCTCCATGGGCATCAGCACCATGGCCTTCAACCTGAACGGTTTCAACTTCAACCAGTCGGTGCTGGATTCCCAGGGCCGGGTGTTGAACACCTGGGCTGATGTGCTGAACCGCGCCAACCTCGGCATGGAAGTGATGCACGAGCGCAATGCTCACAACTTCCCCCTCGACCTGGCTGCTGCTGAGTCCACCCCCGTGGCTCTGCAAGCTCCCGCCATCGGTTGA
- a CDS encoding TIGR02450 family Trp-rich protein, whose product MGGTWWPPMPARLSQAWTSSSAREGYRHFRLILQGGRGNERWVELEPLLQRGLRLRVTCQELKDSSQWLSGWQPLPPSDD is encoded by the coding sequence ATGGGGGGGACCTGGTGGCCTCCAATGCCGGCACGCCTCTCTCAGGCCTGGACAAGCAGCTCCGCCCGCGAGGGCTATCGCCACTTCCGACTGATCCTCCAGGGGGGTCGCGGAAACGAGCGCTGGGTTGAACTCGAGCCCCTACTGCAGCGGGGGCTGCGCCTTCGCGTCACCTGCCAGGAACTCAAAGACTCCAGCCAATGGCTGAGCGGCTGGCAACCGCTACCCCCGTCAGACGACTGA
- a CDS encoding PfkB family carbohydrate kinase, protein MIATPQRLPPLQLAVVGHLEWVNFLAVNALPQAGVISRAHRSLEEPAGAGAVVAVQLARLSRRPVLFFTALGRDAHGERSEARLRELGVVPVVAWREQPTRRGISLVDGSGDRAITVIGERLTPLASDPLDWERLEDCDGVFVSASDAAGLRLARQARVLTATPRLRLPLLQDARVKLDALIGSGLDADEQIPLDALDPAPALTIATEGAAGGTLTPGGRYSPEPLPGPLVESYGCGDSFAAGITAGLAAGWTVDDAVTLGARCGAACASRFGPYG, encoded by the coding sequence GTGATCGCAACGCCACAGAGATTGCCGCCCCTCCAACTGGCCGTGGTTGGCCATCTCGAATGGGTCAACTTCCTAGCTGTGAATGCGCTGCCTCAGGCTGGTGTGATCAGTCGCGCCCATCGCAGCCTCGAGGAACCGGCTGGGGCTGGAGCCGTGGTGGCTGTGCAGCTGGCTCGACTCAGCCGCAGGCCCGTGCTGTTCTTCACGGCCCTTGGCCGCGATGCCCATGGCGAACGCAGTGAAGCTCGCCTGCGAGAGCTTGGGGTGGTGCCGGTGGTGGCCTGGCGCGAGCAACCGACCCGACGGGGGATCAGCCTGGTCGACGGCAGTGGTGATCGGGCGATCACGGTGATTGGCGAGCGACTCACACCGCTCGCCAGCGACCCCCTCGACTGGGAGCGCCTGGAGGACTGCGACGGAGTCTTTGTGTCCGCCAGCGACGCCGCTGGATTGCGCCTGGCTCGTCAGGCCAGAGTTCTAACGGCCACACCCAGGCTGCGACTGCCGCTGCTCCAGGACGCCAGGGTGAAGCTCGATGCCCTGATCGGCAGTGGCCTGGATGCCGATGAACAGATCCCCTTGGACGCGCTTGATCCAGCTCCTGCTCTAACGATTGCCACGGAGGGTGCCGCCGGTGGCACCCTGACCCCTGGGGGGCGCTATTCACCCGAGCCCCTGCCAGGCCCCCTGGTGGAGAGCTATGGCTGCGGCGACAGCTTCGCGGCTGGCATCACCGCCGGACTCGCCGCCGGCTGGACCGTTGATGACGCCGTAACACTCGGGGCCCGTTGTGGCGCAGCCTGCGCCAGCCGATTCGGCCCTTACGGCTGA
- a CDS encoding chlorophyll a/b-binding protein — MERNQASDKWFQDSAARSIHQEQLSRVELFNGRAAMLGIVIGILTEALTGQGIVHQIGLGPLVDGYVACSARFLPFCF, encoded by the coding sequence ATGGAGCGCAATCAAGCCAGTGACAAGTGGTTCCAAGATTCAGCAGCTCGCTCCATCCACCAAGAACAGCTCTCCAGGGTTGAGCTTTTCAATGGTCGCGCTGCCATGCTCGGCATTGTCATCGGCATCCTGACCGAAGCACTGACTGGCCAGGGCATTGTTCACCAGATCGGCCTAGGCCCCCTAGTGGACGGCTACGTCGCCTGCAGCGCCCGCTTCCTGCCCTTCTGCTTCTGA
- a CDS encoding class I SAM-dependent methyltransferase, giving the protein MVVQVLTQAQRTKLDGADDALFYAEPRFVHHLDGAFRQRLTALYRQRIPSCAVVLDLMSSWVSHLPDEVTYEQVIGHGLNAEELRANDRLDRHWVQNLNQDQRLPLADASVDCTLIVAGWQYLQQPEAVAAELLRITRPNGQLIVAFSNRMFFSKAPQVWTDSDDREHLAYVAELLLAQGWPRPELIAESTRATGVSGWLGAPGDPFFAVIATRPVPSSVV; this is encoded by the coding sequence ATGGTGGTGCAGGTGCTGACTCAAGCTCAGCGCACCAAGCTCGATGGTGCCGATGACGCGCTCTTCTATGCAGAGCCGCGCTTTGTGCATCACCTTGATGGTGCCTTCCGTCAACGATTGACCGCGCTCTACAGGCAGCGCATCCCAAGCTGCGCGGTGGTGCTCGATCTGATGAGCAGCTGGGTTAGCCATCTCCCTGATGAAGTGACGTACGAGCAAGTGATTGGCCATGGGCTCAATGCCGAGGAACTGAGGGCCAATGACCGCCTTGATCGCCACTGGGTGCAGAACCTCAATCAGGATCAGCGTTTGCCCCTGGCCGATGCCAGCGTGGACTGCACGCTGATCGTGGCGGGGTGGCAGTACCTGCAGCAACCGGAAGCGGTGGCGGCCGAACTGCTACGGATCACCAGGCCTAATGGGCAGCTGATCGTTGCCTTCAGCAACCGGATGTTTTTCAGCAAGGCGCCCCAGGTCTGGACCGACAGTGATGATCGCGAGCACCTGGCCTACGTGGCCGAGCTGTTGCTTGCCCAGGGCTGGCCTCGCCCCGAGCTGATTGCTGAATCCACCCGGGCGACGGGGGTGTCTGGTTGGCTCGGTGCGCCGGGGGACCCTTTCTTCGCCGTGATCGCCACGCGTCCTGTGCCTTCGTCAGTCGTCTGA